Below is a genomic region from Paenibacillus rhizovicinus.
CGTACAAGGAGAAGTTCGTCATTTCGCGCCAAGGGACGGCGGCAGCGCCGATCACCATTACCGGCGTGCCGAACGCGAGCGGCCAGCGGCCGGTCATTGACGGCAATGGGGCAACGACGAGAGCGGCGCTCGATTTCTGGAACGACAACCGATCCGTGATCAAGATCGGCGGCGCCAGATTCGCCGGCAGCGCCTCCGACCCGTCAACGGGCAATTTGCCGAAGTACATCACGATCGAGAACCTGGAGGTTCGCGGTGCCAGATCATCCTATACGTACACGAATAACGCCGGCGCGACCGTCAGTTATTTGACGAATGCCTCGCCGGTCTTCGTGGAATACGGGGAGAATCTGACGTTCCGCAACAACGTCATTACCGACGGCGGCAACGGCTTGTTCGTCGCCAGCTCCGATGACGGCGCGTCCCGCAATATTTTGGTCGAAGGCAATTACATCTACGGCAACGGCAATAGCGGCAGCGTCTACGAGCATAACGTATACACGGCCGCGATCGGCATAACGTTCCAGTACAACCATTTAGGCGAGCTGTGCAGCGGCTCCAGCGGCAACAATCTCAAGGATCGCTCCGCAGGCACGGTCGTTCGGTTCAACTGGATCGAAGGCGGCAACCGTCAGCTCGATCTCGTCGAAGGCGACGATACGACGCTGATCAGCGGCGATCCGAGCTATCACAAGACATTCGTTTACGGCAACGTGCTGATCAAGCCGGACGACGCGCGCAATCCGCAGTTCGTGCATTACGGCGGCGACAACGGCACGAAGAAGCTGTACCGCAAAGGCACGCTCTATCTCTACAACAACACGTTCATCTCGAACCGTTCCAATTCCGCGACGATTCTGCGGCTGTCCTCGAGCGGCGAGTCGGCCGACGTACGCAACAATGTGTTCTACAAGAGCGCGGCGGCTTCCGGGCTCTCGA
It encodes:
- a CDS encoding choice-of-anchor Q domain-containing protein produces the protein MRKVWYSLVALALVMGLFTFAPQTDKAYAASLYEVGPGKTYANIGDVPWESLNAGDQVKIYWRSTPYKEKFVISRQGTAAAPITITGVPNASGQRPVIDGNGATTRAALDFWNDNRSVIKIGGARFAGSASDPSTGNLPKYITIENLEVRGARSSYTYTNNAGATVSYLTNASPVFVEYGENLTFRNNVITDGGNGLFVASSDDGASRNILVEGNYIYGNGNSGSVYEHNVYTAAIGITFQYNHLGELCSGSSGNNLKDRSAGTVVRFNWIEGGNRQLDLVEGDDTTLISGDPSYHKTFVYGNVLIKPDDARNPQFVHYGGDNGTKKLYRKGTLYLYNNTFISNRSNSATILRLSSSGESADVRNNVFYKSAAASGLSIIDQTGTANLYNNWISTGYTNIASGSGGTVTHSGTITGTAPGFANLTTLDLRPATGSALINAGTSLPAAASAYPVNMEYVKDQSSVARAVHSTIDIGAFEN